Proteins encoded in a region of the Haloarchaeobius salinus genome:
- a CDS encoding DUF7351 domain-containing protein produces MEDERRTSGEIDPFELLGNEQRAAIVETLGDARVEAGVRPTVSFSELRARTDLDIPSSQFNYHLQRLLGTFVEKTPDGYRMRVEGRLVYQALRAGTFDRAGPTSTHDLHVDCYYCDGTLKATFEDAVATVACGDCEHLYEILGVPPAVLAADTDDAVERFVGHCLQKRFAFANGDCPTCSAAVGTELHRAPGLPFDDDETAVVRIYRLCENCGDQFYLSLGEALLYDPAVVSFCLERGLDVVTAPSWEIPFAATDRSVALPSEEPLRLSLTVELAGDELELVVDESLSVVERNRR; encoded by the coding sequence ATGGAAGACGAGAGGCGAACGTCGGGTGAGATAGACCCGTTCGAGCTGCTCGGGAACGAACAGCGCGCCGCGATCGTCGAGACGCTCGGTGACGCCCGCGTCGAGGCAGGGGTCCGACCGACGGTTTCGTTCTCGGAGCTGCGCGCGCGGACCGACCTCGACATCCCGAGTAGCCAGTTCAACTATCATCTGCAGCGCCTGCTCGGGACGTTCGTCGAGAAGACCCCGGACGGCTACCGGATGCGCGTGGAGGGCCGTCTCGTCTATCAGGCGCTCCGGGCCGGCACGTTCGACAGGGCCGGGCCGACGTCGACCCACGACCTCCACGTCGACTGCTACTACTGTGATGGGACGCTCAAGGCGACGTTCGAGGACGCGGTCGCCACGGTCGCGTGCGGGGACTGCGAGCACCTGTACGAGATACTGGGAGTGCCGCCAGCGGTGTTGGCCGCCGACACTGACGACGCAGTCGAGCGGTTCGTCGGCCACTGCCTGCAGAAACGATTCGCGTTCGCGAACGGCGACTGCCCGACCTGCAGTGCAGCGGTCGGGACCGAGCTCCACCGGGCACCCGGGCTGCCGTTCGACGACGACGAGACGGCGGTCGTGAGGATCTACCGCCTCTGCGAGAACTGTGGCGACCAGTTCTACCTCTCGCTCGGGGAGGCGCTGCTCTACGACCCGGCGGTCGTCTCGTTCTGTCTCGAGCGAGGACTCGACGTCGTCACGGCCCCGTCGTGGGAGATACCCTTCGCCGCGACCGACCGCTCGGTCGCACTGCCGTCCGAGGAGCCCCTCCGCCTCTCGCTGACGGTCGAGCTGGCCGGCGACGAACTCGAGCTGGTCGTCGACGAGTCGCTCTCGGTCGTCGAGCGGAACCGGCGCTGA
- a CDS encoding phosphoribosyltransferase yields the protein MFADRTEAGRRLGELLVEQHVSGDIVLAVPRGGLPVGRAVADRLDVPLDVVAAKKLGAPWNPELAVGAVASDGAVWVNEDLVDDLGVSEEYLDEETGRQHAVAAEKAETYREGRPPLDLDGLTAIVVDDGVATGATTIACIRGAREAGAERVVLAVPVGPPDTVERLRAEADEVVCLLTPPQFHAVGQFYESFAQVSDEEAMTYLDEP from the coding sequence ATGTTCGCGGACCGAACGGAGGCCGGTCGGCGGCTCGGGGAGCTGCTCGTCGAACAGCACGTCTCGGGCGACATCGTCCTCGCCGTCCCGCGCGGCGGCCTGCCCGTCGGGCGGGCGGTCGCCGACAGGCTCGACGTCCCGCTCGACGTCGTCGCCGCGAAGAAGCTCGGCGCGCCCTGGAACCCGGAGCTCGCGGTCGGCGCGGTCGCGAGCGACGGTGCGGTGTGGGTGAACGAGGACCTCGTCGACGACCTCGGTGTCAGTGAGGAGTACCTCGACGAGGAGACCGGCCGCCAGCACGCCGTCGCCGCGGAGAAGGCCGAGACGTACCGCGAGGGGCGACCTCCGCTCGACCTCGACGGGTTGACGGCCATCGTCGTCGACGACGGCGTCGCGACCGGAGCGACGACCATCGCCTGCATCCGCGGCGCTCGCGAGGCCGGAGCCGAGCGCGTGGTCCTCGCCGTGCCGGTCGGCCCACCGGACACCGTCGAACGGCTCCGGGCGGAGGCCGACGAGGTGGTCTGCCTGCTGACGCCGCCGCAGTTCCACGCCGTCGGCCAGTTCTACGAGTCGTTCGCGCAGGTCTCCGACGAGGAGGCGATGACGTACCTCGACGAGCCCTGA
- a CDS encoding NifU family protein, whose product MSTETQGGDDLEERVTNFLRRNFPQIQMHGGSAAIQDLDRETGEVTILLGGACSGCGISPMTIQAIKSRMVKEIPEIEQVHADTGMDGGGHGGGGDMSPSFPGETVDDDGEEDEGPQAPF is encoded by the coding sequence ATGAGCACCGAGACACAGGGCGGCGACGACCTGGAGGAGCGCGTCACGAACTTCCTCCGTCGCAACTTCCCGCAGATCCAGATGCACGGCGGCAGCGCGGCCATCCAGGACCTCGACCGGGAGACCGGCGAGGTCACCATCCTGCTCGGCGGTGCCTGCTCCGGCTGCGGTATCTCCCCGATGACCATCCAGGCCATCAAGAGCCGCATGGTCAAGGAGATCCCCGAGATCGAGCAGGTCCACGCCGACACCGGTATGGACGGCGGCGGCCACGGCGGCGGTGGCGACATGTCCCCCTCGTTCCCCGGCGAGACCGTCGACGACGACGGCGAGGAGGACGAGGGTCCGCAGGCCCCGTTCTGA
- a CDS encoding vWA domain-containing protein, whose protein sequence is MSPRRRRSFLALATATAASLAGCSTGSNPGNPETEPPTNLPTTAPPGGLVDDWQFDPADIGQGDSGSSSGGSGGSTNVSYTVQADSANAGSIGLAAGGAKDVNNFRQNVEEGFLPLPSDMPYEGLFYDYYFDTGSAGECDSLFCPRYAPAVSADPLSGETERYLSVGLNSGLDADDFERKRLNFVVVLDVSGSMGSPFDEYHYDQDDRAETDDARPKIEVARDALASLTEQLRPGDRFGVVLYNDQATVAKPLNPVETTDMEAIRGHIEADIEAGGGTDLSAGLDEASSQFDAVADADPAVYENRMVVLTDAMPNLGDTSEGGLRGRLADEAERDVHATFVGVGVDFNTEIIDAITSVRGANHYSVHSASEFEERLTDGFQYMVTPLVFDLSLELDAEGYEIETVYGSSAADEATGEVMHVNTLFASDREGGETKGGVVLAKLRKTGDDGSFQLRASWENRSGETSETTAAVDFPDGGPEQFANTGVRKAVLLTRYADLCRNWAVAMREDDGEPPGDGIDPVDYDDLGRWERQSTELTVSPEYADRFASFAEYFEDEMAEIGDEGLSRELSVLERLADASVTTRRLDRPGRV, encoded by the coding sequence ATGTCCCCGCGACGTAGACGCTCGTTCCTCGCGCTGGCGACGGCGACGGCCGCCTCGCTGGCCGGCTGTAGCACCGGCTCGAACCCGGGCAACCCGGAGACCGAACCGCCGACCAACCTACCGACGACGGCCCCGCCGGGTGGCCTCGTCGACGACTGGCAGTTCGACCCGGCCGACATCGGCCAGGGCGACAGTGGTAGCAGCTCGGGCGGTTCCGGCGGAAGCACGAACGTCAGCTACACCGTACAGGCCGACTCGGCCAACGCCGGCTCCATCGGCCTCGCCGCTGGCGGCGCGAAGGACGTCAACAACTTCCGGCAGAACGTCGAGGAGGGCTTCCTCCCGTTGCCGAGCGACATGCCCTACGAGGGGCTGTTCTACGACTACTACTTCGACACGGGAAGCGCGGGAGAGTGCGACTCGCTGTTCTGTCCCCGCTACGCGCCCGCCGTCTCGGCCGACCCGCTGTCGGGCGAGACGGAACGGTACCTCTCCGTCGGCCTGAACTCCGGGCTCGACGCCGACGACTTCGAGCGGAAACGGCTCAACTTCGTCGTCGTCCTCGACGTCTCCGGCTCGATGGGTTCGCCGTTCGACGAGTACCACTACGACCAGGACGACCGCGCGGAGACTGACGACGCACGCCCGAAGATCGAGGTCGCACGGGACGCACTCGCCTCGCTGACCGAGCAGCTCCGCCCCGGCGACCGCTTCGGGGTCGTCCTCTACAACGACCAGGCGACGGTGGCGAAACCGCTGAACCCCGTCGAGACGACCGATATGGAGGCGATCCGCGGCCACATCGAGGCGGACATCGAGGCCGGCGGGGGCACGGACCTCTCGGCCGGGCTGGACGAGGCGAGCAGCCAGTTCGACGCGGTCGCGGACGCCGACCCGGCCGTCTACGAGAACCGCATGGTCGTGCTCACGGATGCGATGCCGAACCTCGGCGACACCAGCGAGGGCGGTCTCCGCGGCCGACTCGCCGACGAGGCCGAGCGCGACGTCCACGCGACGTTCGTCGGCGTCGGCGTCGACTTCAACACCGAGATAATCGACGCCATCACGAGCGTCCGCGGCGCGAACCACTACTCGGTCCACTCGGCGAGCGAGTTCGAGGAGCGTCTCACCGACGGGTTCCAGTACATGGTCACCCCGCTCGTCTTCGACCTCTCGCTGGAACTCGACGCCGAGGGATACGAGATAGAGACGGTGTACGGCTCCTCCGCGGCCGATGAGGCCACCGGCGAGGTCATGCACGTCAACACGCTGTTCGCCTCGGACCGCGAGGGCGGGGAGACCAAGGGCGGCGTCGTACTTGCGAAGCTCCGCAAAACGGGCGATGACGGCTCGTTCCAGCTCCGTGCGAGCTGGGAGAACCGGTCGGGCGAGACGAGCGAGACGACCGCGGCCGTCGACTTCCCCGACGGCGGCCCGGAGCAGTTCGCGAACACGGGCGTCCGCAAGGCCGTCCTGCTGACCCGCTACGCCGACCTCTGTCGGAACTGGGCGGTCGCCATGCGCGAGGACGACGGCGAACCACCCGGGGACGGTATCGACCCCGTCGACTACGACGACCTCGGTCGCTGGGAGCGCCAGTCGACCGAGCTGACCGTCTCGCCCGAGTACGCCGACCGCTTCGCGTCGTTCGCCGAGTACTTCGAGGACGAGATGGCCGAGATCGGCGACGAGGGCCTCTCACGGGAGCTCTCGGTGCTCGAACGGCTGGCCGACGCGTCGGTGACGACGCGCCGACTCGACCGGCCGGGTCGGGTGTGA
- a CDS encoding TVP38/TMEM64 family protein — protein MTHTRFLAEDTDPRQVAVGLAILVLLLVVGGLLTSQLLWLFEEPAALREAVTAFGPFAPLAFVLMQAAQVVVAPIPSHVLSFAAGYLFGPFWGLVYSMTGAVAGTFVALVLARRYGRPVVERFVAPEALDRFDVYLGEYGLAGVFVVFLLPGFPDDVVCLVAGVSDLDIRKVLIVATVGRLPGYLVLVLSGAGVAEGQLYESVSLLLAAAAIGGLLFWRRARLLAWLRRQPSGDNGRHQPGS, from the coding sequence GTGACACACACGCGCTTCCTCGCCGAGGACACCGACCCCCGGCAGGTCGCTGTCGGCCTGGCCATCCTCGTGCTCTTGCTCGTCGTCGGTGGACTGCTCACGAGCCAGCTCCTCTGGCTGTTCGAGGAGCCCGCCGCCCTCCGCGAGGCCGTCACCGCCTTCGGGCCGTTCGCGCCGCTGGCGTTCGTCCTCATGCAGGCGGCGCAGGTCGTCGTCGCACCCATCCCGAGCCACGTGCTCTCGTTCGCCGCCGGCTACCTGTTCGGCCCGTTCTGGGGGTTGGTCTACAGCATGACCGGCGCAGTCGCCGGCACGTTCGTCGCGCTCGTCCTCGCACGGCGGTACGGGCGGCCCGTCGTCGAGCGGTTCGTCGCACCCGAGGCACTCGACCGGTTCGACGTCTACCTCGGCGAGTACGGGTTGGCGGGCGTGTTCGTGGTGTTCCTGTTACCCGGCTTCCCAGACGACGTGGTCTGTCTCGTCGCCGGTGTCTCCGACCTCGACATCAGGAAGGTACTGATCGTGGCCACGGTCGGCCGGCTTCCGGGCTACCTCGTGCTCGTGCTCTCCGGTGCAGGGGTCGCCGAGGGACAGCTCTACGAGTCGGTGTCGCTACTGCTCGCGGCCGCAGCCATCGGCGGGCTCCTGTTCTGGCGGCGGGCACGACTGCTGGCGTGGCTCCGGCGGCAGCCGTCCGGCGACAACGGTCGCCATCAGCCCGGTTCCTGA
- a CDS encoding sulfatase, whose translation MDLTDGRNVLFVVMDTVRKDHLSVYGYDRPTTPGLEAFASEAAVYEGAVAQAPWTLPVHASLFTGLYPSQHGASQENPYLERATTLAETLSDTHRTACYSSNAWITPYTHLTDGFDDQDNFFEVMPGEFLSGPIARAWKAMNDSPTLRRVADWMVSVGNRIHEYTASGEGADSKTPQVVDRSQEFIADAEADGENWFQFVNLMDAHLPYHPPDEYRDEFAPGVDSTAVCQNSKEYNSGARDIDDDEWDDIRGLYDAEIRHIDSELTRLFDWLKAEGHWEDTLVVVCADHGELFGEHGLYGHEFCIYDPLVNVPCMVKHPDLEPGRYGEQFELLDLYHTVLDHAGVDPSDGDGVGLDPTRSLLDESHGDREQGEYAFVEYSRPVVELKQLEGKAADAGITLEADSRFYSRMRAARREDGKYIRNERIPDEFYRVDEDPDETDDRRGEGDPVEDEVEAALADFEDRVAADWDGDWSTDGDDGELDEMSDTAKERLQDLGYME comes from the coding sequence ATGGACCTCACAGACGGGCGGAACGTCCTCTTCGTCGTGATGGACACGGTCCGGAAGGACCACCTGTCCGTCTACGGGTACGACCGCCCGACGACGCCCGGGCTGGAGGCGTTCGCGTCGGAGGCGGCCGTCTACGAGGGAGCCGTCGCCCAGGCACCGTGGACGTTGCCGGTCCACGCATCGCTGTTCACGGGGCTGTACCCCAGCCAGCACGGGGCCAGCCAGGAGAACCCGTATCTGGAGCGGGCGACGACGCTCGCGGAGACGCTCTCCGACACCCACCGTACGGCGTGTTACTCCTCGAACGCGTGGATAACGCCGTACACCCACCTCACGGACGGCTTCGACGACCAGGACAACTTCTTCGAGGTGATGCCCGGCGAGTTCCTCTCCGGGCCCATCGCCCGTGCGTGGAAGGCGATGAACGACAGCCCGACGCTCCGTCGGGTCGCCGACTGGATGGTCTCGGTCGGCAACAGGATCCACGAGTACACCGCCTCGGGCGAGGGTGCGGACTCGAAGACGCCGCAGGTCGTCGACCGGAGCCAGGAGTTCATCGCCGACGCCGAAGCCGACGGCGAGAACTGGTTCCAGTTCGTCAACCTGATGGACGCCCACCTGCCGTACCACCCGCCCGACGAGTACCGCGACGAGTTCGCCCCCGGCGTCGACTCGACGGCCGTGTGCCAGAACTCGAAGGAGTACAACTCCGGCGCACGCGACATCGACGACGACGAGTGGGACGACATCCGGGGCCTGTACGACGCGGAGATCCGCCACATCGACAGCGAGCTCACCCGGCTGTTCGACTGGCTGAAGGCCGAGGGCCACTGGGAGGACACGCTCGTCGTCGTCTGTGCGGACCACGGCGAGCTGTTCGGCGAGCACGGCCTCTACGGCCACGAGTTCTGCATCTACGACCCGCTCGTGAACGTCCCCTGCATGGTCAAACACCCCGACCTCGAGCCGGGTCGGTACGGCGAGCAGTTCGAGCTGCTCGACCTCTACCACACCGTGCTCGACCACGCGGGCGTCGACCCCAGCGACGGGGACGGCGTCGGCCTCGACCCCACCCGGTCCCTCCTCGATGAGTCCCACGGCGACCGCGAGCAGGGCGAGTACGCCTTCGTCGAGTACTCCCGCCCCGTCGTCGAGCTGAAACAGCTGGAGGGGAAGGCCGCCGACGCCGGCATCACGCTCGAGGCGGACTCGCGGTTCTACTCCCGGATGCGTGCCGCCCGTCGCGAGGACGGGAAGTACATCCGCAACGAGCGCATCCCCGACGAGTTCTACCGGGTCGACGAGGACCCCGACGAGACCGACGACCGCCGCGGCGAGGGCGACCCCGTCGAGGACGAGGTCGAGGCCGCCCTGGCCGACTTCGAGGACCGCGTCGCCGCCGACTGGGACGGCGACTGGTCGACCGACGGGGACGACGGCGAACTCGACGAGAT
- a CDS encoding DUF5783 family protein, translating to MTEFDPERFEDEKYVDYFPQLQRAYKNAFETMNEEFDSTLVHGIDQQVLNESEPFYDEDDGFTVELPDDPHDRLTGVVVDEEKFDAVMGRYRAEIRSELRRVFGL from the coding sequence ATGACCGAGTTCGACCCCGAGCGCTTCGAGGACGAGAAGTACGTCGACTACTTCCCGCAGCTCCAGCGAGCCTACAAGAACGCGTTCGAGACGATGAACGAGGAGTTCGACTCGACGCTCGTCCACGGCATCGACCAGCAGGTGCTCAACGAGTCCGAGCCGTTCTACGACGAGGACGACGGGTTCACGGTCGAGCTGCCCGACGACCCCCACGACCGGCTCACCGGGGTCGTCGTCGACGAGGAGAAGTTCGACGCGGTGATGGGCCGCTACCGAGCGGAGATCCGGAGCGAGCTCCGGCGCGTCTTCGGACTGTAG
- a CDS encoding metal-dependent hydrolase, with product MMAMTHALAGLVLAALAVGVGGDPVTVAAAGLAGSLFPDLDIYAGHRKSLHYPVYGWVPAGLAVALAAAVPSSTTVALATFLVAVALHPVMDIYGGGLELRPWEGRSERAVYSHYHGRWLAPKRLVPYDGSPRDLGTAVVLAVPTMTLPEPVPAFALALLTVGAVYVALRKRLAVVWSTLARALPEPVAQHVPARFFE from the coding sequence ATGATGGCCATGACCCACGCGCTGGCGGGGCTCGTCCTCGCCGCGCTCGCGGTCGGAGTCGGTGGGGATCCGGTGACAGTCGCAGCCGCCGGACTCGCCGGGAGCCTGTTCCCCGACCTCGACATCTACGCCGGCCACCGGAAGAGCCTGCACTACCCGGTGTACGGCTGGGTCCCGGCAGGGCTCGCCGTCGCGCTCGCCGCCGCGGTACCGTCGAGCACGACCGTCGCGCTTGCGACGTTCCTCGTCGCCGTGGCGCTGCATCCGGTAATGGACATCTACGGCGGCGGCCTCGAGCTCCGTCCGTGGGAGGGGCGGTCCGAGCGCGCCGTCTACAGCCACTACCACGGCCGCTGGCTCGCCCCGAAGCGCCTCGTTCCCTACGACGGTTCGCCCCGCGACCTCGGGACGGCCGTCGTGCTGGCGGTCCCGACGATGACGCTCCCCGAACCTGTCCCCGCGTTCGCACTCGCGCTGCTGACGGTCGGCGCGGTGTACGTCGCGCTCCGGAAGCGGCTCGCGGTGGTGTGGAGCACACTCGCCCGGGCACTACCCGAGCCGGTCGCACAGCACGTGCCGGCGCGCTTCTTCGAGTGA